ACTATGGTGGTAACCAGTTCATTGACCAGGGTGAGAGTTTGTGTCAGAAACGAGCTCTTGAAGCGTTTGGTTTGTCCAGTGACAAATGGGGAGTCAATGTCCAAGCCCTATCAGGAGCACCTGCTAATTTATACGCGTACTCAGCTATTGCAGAGGTTGGCGATAGAATCATGGGTCTTGATTTGCCTCATGGAGGCCATCTCAGTCATGGATACCAGACTCCTACCAAGAAGATCTCGATGATTTCCAAGTACTTCCAGACCATGCCCTACCGTTTAGACGAATCTACTGGTCTTATTGACTACGACACCTTGGCCAAGACTGCTCAATTGTTCCGTCCCAAGATTATTGTTGCTGGAGCATCTGCTTACTCGAGAAACATCGACTATAAACGATTCAGAGAGATTGCTGATTCGGTCGGTGCTTATCTTCTTGCCGATATGGCCCATACTTCGGGTctggttgctgctggtgttgcaGTTTCTCCTTTCGAGTATGCCGATATTGTCACCACCACATCGCACAAATCGCTCCGTGGCCCTCGTGGTGCTATTATCTTCTTCCGTAAGGGAGTCAGAAGCACTGATAAGAAGGGTAAAGAGACTCTTTACGATTTAGAGAGTAAAATCAACTTCTCGGTGTTCCCTGGTCATCAAGGAGGTCCTCATAACCATACCATCACTGCCCTTGCTGTTGCACTTGGCCAAGCAGTGACTCCCGAGTTTAAAAAGTACCAAGAGAACGTTGTTGAGAACGCCAAAGTGTTTGCATCCGCTCTGCAGAAACTGAATTACAAGCTTGTTTCTGACGGTACTGATAACCACTTGATCCTGGTGGACCTGAAACCCAACAAGATCGATGGTGCTCGTGTCGAGACGATTCTCGAGCTCGTCAACATCGCTGCCAACAAAAACACCGTTCCCGGAGACAAATCCGCCCTCGTGCCTGGCGGTATCCGTGTCGGCACACCTGCCATGACCACCAGAGGTTTCACGACCGCCGACTTCGAAAAGGTAGCTAGCTACATCGACCGGGCCGTCAAAATTGCTGTGTCCATCAAAGAAGACGCTGCCTCCAAAGGCCTCAAGCAAAAGGTGGCCGAGTTCCGCGCCGCTGCCGAGACCCTGCCCGAGGTCGAGCAGCTCAAAAACGAGGTTACCGAATGGGCCCTTACCTTCCCCGTCCCTGGCGACCTGTAAATACCTGTCCGTAGCTGAATAAACCGTGTCGCATCcgcgtgcctccggcggctggggctccgccccagaccctggttgctcctgcttcgcaggagttgtCTGGGGATGGCCGacgaccgactcgagcgcagcgagaggagcagccagggtctgggggggagccccagccaccggaggctGACCCcccagaaataaaaaaatggACGAATCCGGAATTGAACCGGAGACCTCTCGCATGCTAAGCGAGCGCCATAACCAACTAGACTATACGCCCAATTTCTGACAGTGTCAGACATAGCTTCCTTTTACATGTCAactcttatcttatcagtcaATAGCAGGTAACCTAACCCTGGGATCcgagatatataaatactcGTAGTTTCCCTTAGAAGTTGGAAGACTAAGCTTGGTTATCATTAAGTCTTCTTATACTAACTTCTAAGGTGAGTTTTCAATTATAATACATTAAGTCTTCTTATACTAACTTCTAAGACGGGTAAGGCCTCAACCCGGATACAACATATCCTTCGACCTTACAGAATAACCAAGCTTACCAAGTGACGAGAAAACACTTGGATTGATCGAAATtactgaaatttttttttcgcGAACTCGATCACCACTCCTAGTCCCTCCCTCTTCTCCCAGCCAATATGATCCCATTCTGGCGGACGCACGAATCTGGCCAATCAGGAGACGCCAAGCATCCCAAAGGACGTTCCACCGCGATGGTTAGCAGGGCCCAGACTTATCCAGGGGATTCCGATTCCGATGATGATCTGGACACCTTTCATGATACCTTTTCTGATCGCCTACAGCTGGACGATAAGTCAGATATCCTGCAGGAGAACACTGATTTTCCTGCTACGCGCCGCAAGCGGGCACCCCCTGCGTTGGATCCGCAGCAGCTTGAAACCTTAAATAAGCTCATCCCAACACTCAAGGTCAAGGAGGAGATCCGAGGATGGAAGTCGTTTGCCCAACACCAGGTACGACTTCTCCCTACTCAAAACCATCAGGTGATGAATCTGTTGGTTTCAAAGACCCGTGGTGAGATTTTAGCTAGTCTTTCCCCATTTTCATCTATTAAGACGCCTTCGGCCGAAACATGGAAACAATTCTGGGACCTTCTTGAGCGCTTAGCGCTAACTCACAGTCCATCTTACAAGGATTGGATTCAGAACTCCCGTGGTCCGCGCAATCTCGCTGAAGCACCTCAATACTTGAACAAATTTCAGGTTGCCGCTATGGATGCTAAGTTAGATGAAGAGTTCACTCGCACCATCCTTCTTTCCAAACTCGTTGAAATTCCAGAATTATATACGGCTATGCTAGATAAAATCGACGACCTTTCAATCCCCTTCGCggatattattgattcaCTTGCACGGAGAGCTCATCGGCTCCAAAGCCTGACAGCCTCCCGTTCTACGTCCACCAGAGTTACTTGCAGATTTTGCAAGCGGAAGGGCCATACTTATGACAATTGTCGCACACGCCTTTCCCGAGCATCTGCCACGGACACGCCCAGTAAGGCTATCCAAGGAAACAAATACTCACGGACAAACAACGCGAACTCAGTGCGTCGTCTCACCGAAACACCGTACGTCGACCAGTCCgtttcttttgaatcaGACTCGGAGTCGACAAACTCCGTGGACTAAAGCCCAGGCCGCCTTTAGTCCAAATCCAGGCCTCTACTATAAACAACCTTTTTCGACACACCTTATCCTTTTCCTTCGCAAACAAAACCTTTCAACTGCCTGTACTCTTAGATACCGGTGCACAGATATCATGTATTCCATTATCATTTATTCCTGACATACCATTAACCTCCACTAGCGAAGAAATTGTATTTGGTGATCGCATCGTAAAGGCTATAGGCAGGGTCAGTGGTCACTTTTCTTTTCGTAATCAGACTTTTCCAATAAATCTACTAGTTATCGACATGAATTCACAACCCGAAGTAATTTTTGGTTGTGACTGGATCTTCCGTACTAATTTTGTACTCAACTCCAGCCATGCAGGTCGCCAAATCGAAATTGTCTCCACTTCTAAGCCCACGACCCCATTGCCTCACATCAAACGCATCGCGCCTTCTCTTCCACCAATCTATCAACAGTACGCGTCGTTATTCACAACCACAGTGAACACAGTACCCGAGCTTCGGGAATCTCATAATCACTCCATCCCTTTCAAGGACAATCCTACCTATCATAAGAGCAAAAGTTATCCTCTTTCCGCACAGGAACGCACAATCCTCAAGGAGTATATTCAAACAAACCTTAAAAAGGGCTTTATTCGGGAATCACGTTCCCCTCTGGCGTCGTCCATTTTCTTcgtcaaaaagaaacatACCAAAGAAAAACGTCCCATAATCGACTATCGTCGAGTTAACAATAACACTAAACCGTGTCCTTCACCAATTCCGCTTATAAAGACACTGTTGCATCAAGTCAGCAAAGCCAAGATATTCACTCGTCTAGATCTGAAGGATGCCTACAATCAAATCCGCATCACACCCGGTGATGAATGGAAAACATCCTTTGTCTGCGAATATGGACAATTTGAATATACGGTTATGCCGTTCGGACTATCTGGTGCTCCTGCGACCTTCCAGGCATTTATTCGCCACGTCCTTGGTGAATTGTGGGACAAATTCGCGGTTGCCTATTTAGATGACATCCTCATCTACTCAGAAGATCCAGCAGAACATCCTGGCCATGTCATGGCCGTTCTGGACAAGATCAAAAAGTACCATCTAGCCCTGAAACTTTCCAAATGCGAATTTTCCGTTACAGAAACGGACTTTTTGGGTCACCATCTCATGGTCGGCCAAATTGGTATGCAGAAGGAGAAAATTCAATCACTCAACGAATGGAAATCCCCTTCTACCCAGCGCGGCGTCCGCAAATTACTGGGTTTTGCCAATTTCTACCATGAATTTATTGACCACTATGCCGATATTATCGCTCCACTCCTTCCATTACAGGAGAAGTCCACTAAACGTTTCCAGTGGACACCAACTCATGAACAGGCGTTTCAAAGCCTTAAACGCGCTTTTATTTCCgaacctcttcttcaaatgtTCGACGAGACGCGCGAGACACGTATCCATACCGATGCATCAGGAGTGGCTATCGCTGCCGTCCTTCAACAATTCAATCCAGTTGACAAACGTTGGCATCCGGTAGCCTACTACAGCCGCAAACTTCGCGGCCCAGAAATCAATTGGGACACTCACGATCGCGAACTCTTAGCAATCGTTGTGGCTACTGGTAAATGGAAACATTTTATCCTTAGCCGCACCGAGCCTACAACAGTTCATACCGACCACAAGAATCTAACTTACTTCACCACGAAAAGGGCGCTTTCACCTCGTCAAGCTCGATGGGCCTCCCTTTTGGGTGAACTTCCCATCCAAATTGCTTATATTCAGGGACATCTAAATGTCGCGGCGGATATTCTTTCGCGTCCCGATGATGTCAGAAAACCTCCGCGCGAGGTCGCACCACCCGTTCCCGTTCACCATATTCTTCCTGCGGTCCGTCCCCAAACAGTGTCCACCTACACTATGGACCCTACTTGGCAAACTAAAGTACATGATGCTTTAGCCAATGACAAAAACTGGAGTCCCTTACTGACTCATTTCGAGAATCCGTCACATCCCTTTCCTTCTCAATTCATTGATCGACGCTCCCGTTTAACCTTTGCAAATGGTATTATTTGGTTCGACAAGAAGATCGTTGTGGGCAACTCCAATGAACTTCACCTCGCAATTTTACAACAATACCACGATGCTAGTGGACACCCCGGTCACGCTCGAACCCAAAAAGCCATACTAGAGCGCTACTACTGGAAGGGAATTCATGATTTCATTCAACGGTACATCAATTCTTGCGTTGCTTGCCAGAAGAATAAGACTCCTCGTCATAAACCATATGGCGAATTGAAGCCTTTACCAATTCCGGAAGCGCCTTTTACCGATCTCACCATCGATTTCATGACTGACTTACCGAAATCTCAAGGGTACGACGCCATCTGCGCAGTCGTCGACCGATACTCCAAGTTCACACTACTTTTTCCCACGAACAAAACCATTACGGCCCGAGGACTCGCCGATCTAGTGGTTGATCGCGTCCTAAATGTCTTCGGGGCTCCCAAACGCATCCTTTCGGACAGGGGTCCCCAATTTATCTCAGCCTTTTGGAAACAGGCAATGGCCAGTTTTGGCACCAAAGTCAAATTAACCACTCCGTACCATCCGCAAACCGATGGCCAAACCGAACGTATTAATCAAGAGATTAGCCAATGGCTCCGTTTCTACATTAATTCTCACCATAACAACTGGTCCAAACTACTCAGTCGTATTGCGTTCGATTACAATAACAAAGTCAATAAAACTACAGGATTCACTCCTTCTCAAGTAGttttcaacttcaagaCCATTTCAGATCTCAACTATAGCGCAGCTGACAATTACGAGGATCTCAGCAAGAAACTTTTCGAATATGAAGAAATCCGTAACTCGCTCAGCCAAAATTATGCCCGTAGCCAGAAATCTTACAAGAAGTTTTATGACCGCCACCGCGTCGCCTTCGAATTCAATCCAGGCGACTCTGTTCTCCTATCAACGAAACACCTCAACCTGCCAACTATTAAACGTAAATTTTCTCGTCGCTGGATTGGACCCTTTCTTGTCCATACAAAGGTCAATGAAAATGCGTATCGTCTCAATTTTCCTAGTGGATGGCGTGCATCCCAAGTCTGGAATATTACCGAACTTCGCCCCTTTCAACCTGATCTTTGCAATCGTAAACAACCGTTACCGACTACTTCAGAAGACATCGATTTCTACTCGAACAATCCTCTCGGTATCACCGAGATTTTACAGGTCAACGGTGACGATCCTTCGAATTTTCAATATTTAGTGGAGGTCATTGAGGACGGTTTTCCACAACATCGTTGGGTACCTTATTCTAAACTTTCCAATTACCACGAtttacttcttcttttctacGAGTTCCATCCCAAGGAACCTAAGCCTGCCGAACTTGACAGTCTATATCAGGCCGAATAACTTCGGCCTTGAGGGGGGGTAATGTCAGACATAGCTTCCTTTTACATGTCAactcttatcttatcagtcaATAGCAGGTAACCTAACCCTGGGATCcgagatatataaatactcGTAGTTTCCCTTAGAAGTTGGAAGACTAAGCTTGGTTATCATTAAGTCTTCTTATACTAACTTCTAAGGTGAGTTTTCAATTATAATACATTAAGTCTTCTTATACTAACTTCTAAGACGGGTAAGGCCTCAACCCGGATACAACATATCCTTCGACCTTACAGACAGTGAAAGGCGCGGTGTGTTCATAGCTCTGTGAGGGTAGTTCCCCGATTGTAGCATATTTGGGGAGATATCGTGTTATGGCGAAGAGCTGGGCCCAGGGAAGTGCCGTTTATGACGGCTGTAAAGGGTGTTTCTGGGGGTAGGAATGGTTATTATAACAGTAATTAGTGTTGTTAAAACGGTTACGAGAGTCTGGTGGCGAAGAAGGGCCGTGGCTCGGGTGAGAGGGACGGTCCGGATGGTTGTGCGGCGTGTGCGGCGTTGATATACAGATTTTTCAGTGCTGCAGCATGCAAGAGGATATTCGTCGGTGAAGAGTGAAGTAGTTTGGACCCCTGGAGGATCTGATCTTGTTTGTTAAAACAATTGCATTGGGAACCAGAAATGGATACCGGATCTAAGAAAACTGAGACAGGTGCTGGCTCGACAGCTGGTGCCAGTAAACCACCTAGGTCGAAGGGATACACCAACCCTGCTCTTCAAGCTATGGGCATTCCAAGACTCAGGCTGCCATCCAGGAATTGGAGTATCTTTTGGGCCTTGACCCTGACTGTCACAGGTGTGTATGCTCATGACagatatcaaagaaaacagaTTCGTCAAAAGTGGAAAGATCGTGTGTCACATTTGGCAGCTCAGCCTATGAATCCTCTTGAACTGCCTCGTAAGGTGACCGTTTATATTGCCCCTCCTCCAGCAGACTATCTTGACTTGGGATTTGCTCATTTCCGTCAATATATTAAACCTATTcttgtggctgctgctattgactATGAGGTCAGATCCGAGAGCCGTCAAGGTGAAATTAGAGCCCTAGTTGCTGAGGAGATCCGTAATCAACGTCGTTCTGATGCTGGTTTGCCCACTACTGGTGAACAGAATGATGATCTGGATGACATGATTGCTAGCAAAGTCTATAGAGATAACACTGGCGGTGTTATTTGTGTGGGAAGAGGCGCTTATAAGGAGTATATGAATGGTTTGCACGAAGGATGGTTGGGTCCTCTTGAAGCTCCTGTAGAGGAGGTCTCTGAAGCTAGTACCAATGACCAGCTTCCATTGTCAGATTCTGCAGTTAACTCAGCAGAGctttcttctggttcagaTGCTAATGCTAATAGCACTACAGAAGTAACTTCTGCTGAAGCTGCTACTCCAGTTGAGGGCTTGGCCGTTAGCAGTAGAGCAGCCAGTGAAACGGTTTCGTCGCCTTCTAAGGGTGAAGTTCAAACTCTTGATCAAGCGAAAGAATCGCTGGAATCAGTTGAGGAGTTCCCAGATAGAGAAAGAGATCTTCAGGATATCTACGGACAATTGCCAGAAAAGAAGGATGGCGAGGAAGCAGCTGGATCAGGAGACGCAGAAGGAAgcgaaaagaaagaagagaaaaagaaagtaCCCAAGCCATATATCAAGATTCCCGAGTATGAGGATCTTGAGACACCGGCACAGCTAGAAACACTGGCCAAATTCGAGCCACTGGCGGCCATCCATTTCCCACATTTGCTTGGTTTCAGAAACACACCTAAAAGAATGTACAGATTCTTCAATAGAAGAAAGTTGGCAGAGGAGATGGGTGAAGCTACAGCGGCGGTTGTATTTGCTCAAACACGACAATTCAAACCGCATGAGGACCAAGATCTGTTAAAACACGAAGAAAACGAGTGGCCTGCTCAGTGGAAGGCCAAGGGATTAGAAACCGGTTCTGAGTGGATGTGGGATTTCGCAGTTGACGAGCGAATTGGCAACAAACTGTCAGTCTACGAGTTCCGCGATAACAACACCACCTCTGACGAGTTTTCCAGCGATTAAACCTCCCTGCTCACCACccgaagcccgactcgagcgaagcgagaagagcaacaggtctggggcagcgccccagccgccggaggcagcacccatCCCCCCATCAAGGACCATCTAATGTAATATATCCGTGAGAATAAAACCGGCAACCTTGTACATAGAAATATCAATTATACAGAGATGATTAGATGCGAGtcataaaatatataaatgcaaaaagaacaagtcATTAAAAcacttttgttttcttgttgaagatcTGGTCGATTTCGTCGTCGAGCTGACGTTTGTTTTCACCAGCTGGTTTAGTAGGGTTCGACGATGATTTTTTGGACTTGTGTTTGGATGCGATTGGCGACCCTGGCACTGGAGATGCACTTGTAGGAGTAGGAGCAAGTGCCAGTGGTAGAGCCGAGGGAGTAGCACGAACAGGCGATCGGGCAGGTGAAGGAGTAGGTCCTGTGTTGACGAGTTTCTTGGTCTTGTCTCGAAGTTTTTCTGTAGACTCGACATCTCGAGCCTTGGTCTTGGTTTTCAAGGGTTTGGCTGTGGGAGCCGTCTGTTTAATACGAGTCAGAcgtgaataaataagcaTGTATGCAGAGTTTTGACGGAGAACAGCCTTTTCCGACACCTTACGAACGCATTCATCGTCGTACTCGGCCCAGGTGTTGTTTGGTTGACGACACAGCGCGATGTAGTGACCGCTAGAAACAGTACGGCCTTCGTGGACAATCACGCTGACAAGACGGTATTTAATAGGTTCTCCAGAAACCGAGTACTTTGTGAGGTCCAAATCCAAGGGGTATTTCATTGTTTCCTTGAGCTTTTGTGAATGCGAGCCCTGGAACTTGAATCTCTTGATGTGCACGGTAAGATATTCAGGAGCGTCGTTTATACGACTGATTTTAATAGCCGATGTGAGGTTCTTGCACTTTTCACACTGGTATCCAGACTTGTTTTTAGCGTCTGGTTTGATTAGTTCAGGCGAGAAAAAGTCTTGAATCGATCCTTCAAGAGTGAATTTTGCTTTAGGAGCAGTTCCAGTAGTAGCTGAACCAGCTGATCCGTTGGTAGCAACAACGGCACTTGCACTAGTTACAGTATTTGACTGGATATTAGAATTGTTGTTAGTGGTTGATGTGTTGGAACCATTGGCATTACTAGTTTCTAGACCTTCTTTGGCGGCTTTATAAGCCTTTGCCTCGCGAGACGAAAACGATACAGGAAGGTCGTAGAAATCCTGATGTGTAGTAGATACATGGCCACATGTTTTACAAGTGACCTTCTGGTCGATATTTCCACCAAAGATCTCATGGATAATAGACGAGTTCAGTTTCTTGCCCTTTGGAACACTGTCTTCTTGGAGACGACTGATTAACGACATGAAATACTCGTGCGAGTCCTCTTGTTGCCATTCCGACATCATACAGTTGATATCAGGCAGTCTGCGAATGATCTTGATAGGATACACTTTACGCTTCTTACCTGGCTCATACAGTCTTTTCAGCAGACCCGCTAAATCACTGCTCACCGAGCTATTGGAAATGGTGTTTTTGTATCTTGACTGGGCAATATCCATCAAGTAATGAGCCATGGCTGGAACATGGAAAATAGCCTGCATAGCAGCATTCATATAGCACGTAACCGACCGGTTCTCCAGCCCGTTTGGAGCCATAGTGAGACTTCTCCACGATTTCACGATATGCGAATTCGACCGCGATCCTTTATCGGTAGTAGACTCGTTAATATCATAAAACAGTCTCATTGGCGAGATAGCTGATGACGACTCGGACGATGATTCACTCTTAGAATCAGTTGTGTTAGCAGTACCAGCTGCACCAGCAGTATTATTCCCactggttttgtttgttgctAACGCCAATGGACTAACTCTTGATCCCAGTGCTAACTTCGACACTTCGCTATCGCTTTGCTCTCCATTCTCTAAACCACTggcatcttcatcgtcaccaTCAGTCTCATCACTCTCATCACTATCACTACTTCCTtcactattattatcatcttcgtcatcatccacGTCATCACCACCTTCATCCGACCCACTTGAGAAATCgccatcttcgtcttcatcctGATCATCTTCAGCGTCAAAATATTTGAGCTGACCAACATTCaactcatcatcatcgctCTCAGTATCACTATCAGGACTCGAAAGGGGGGTTAATACACCCTTTCCGACCTTATGACGGAGATTATTTTCGTCTTCTGAGCTTTGAGGAGTACTAACAGTCGTAGACGAACCCGAATCGTCTTCATTTTCAGTggtttcttcctcatcttcgtccGAGCTCTCGGAGTCATGGTCGTCTTTAGACGGCTTAATAAGCACATAACTGGCCGGTTTGGCAGCACTTGTCTCTGGTTTTCTGGCCGGCACATAATCCAGATGCGAACTAAGAATCTGTTCAGCCATAGCACTATCCCGTGCAGTCAGCGAACTGATATCGaccattttttatttttcaagtCTGGCGTACACCCCTGTTGACCTCTGTTTATCGAGCCAAAAACTAGTACCACGCGTGGGTCCCGACGGCAGCACAGATGAGTCGGGCCAATTTCCCCTTAGCAAAAAACtaaaagaagagcaaaaataaacctGTTCCAGGACGTAATCAAAAACCCTGGCTCTGCTGCTCGGTTCCTAACGGCCTCCAACGTCtggaatattttttttttattccaccgaatattttttacttttttttttcctaaTCGATCTGATCAATACAGTTCTCTGCAGATTGCATCTGTCCATCTGCGTGGGGCTGGCGTCAGCCGCACAGGGTCTTCTCAGGGGTGgtttacccctgagacgCCGGTtcgggggtgtgcctccggcggaCATACGGccccgacgaaacgactcgagcaaagcgagaggagcagcggggtctggggcagagccccagccgccggaggcaggctgTTGACGGTATCTaaaccaataaaatatatattaactAGGCTcaatgcttcttctttttcatcttcttttggATTCTGTTCAATGCACGTTGTTCCTTTTTGAGGGTTCCGTCGACCATCTTGTATTTGCCCTTGACGCCCTTGGGTCGGCCTTGTAGACCTCTGTTGGCACCCTTGGCAGCAATGACTGTCACCTTGGGTTTGTCCGACTTCTTTTTGGTCAGCTTGCGCATGAGTTTGGCGATATCTTCGGACTTTTCCTTTTCGGATTTGGAATCGTCTTCGTTGATAAGATCGGTCTTCTTGCGGATCTTCTCCAGCTTCTGATGGGCCTTATATTTCTTACGAGCTTGTGCTTCAGCGACCTTTTTAATGGGTCTGGCGTTCATGGCCTTTAGTTTCTCTTTGATAGCCTCGGCTGCTTCTTTAGTAATAGGCTTTTGAAGTTTGCTGTGTTTGGATTCGTCATCCAGGAACCAGTCAGGTAGTCCATCCTTATCTCGGAAGGTGTATCTGTTATATCCTTCGTCGATAAGCGAATGCTTCGACTTCTGTCCAAGCGCCAATTGGTGTGCCAGGGTCATGGCTTGAGCTGTCACAATATCCACATATGGCTCCTCACGCTTGTCTTTCTC
This is a stretch of genomic DNA from Sugiyamaella lignohabitans strain CBS 10342 chromosome C, complete sequence. It encodes these proteins:
- the UBP10 gene encoding Ubp10p (Ubiquitin-specific protease, deubiquitinates Ub-protein moieties; interacts with proteins that function in rRNA production and ribosome biogenesis; stabilizes Rpa190p, the largest subunit of RNAP I, by mediating its deubiquitination; controls PCNA deubiquitylation; may regulate silencing by acting on Sir4p; involved in posttranscriptionally regulating Gap1p and possibly other transporters; localized to the nucleolus; human USP36 is a functional analog of Ubp10p; GO_component: GO:0005694 - chromosome [Evidence IEA]; GO_component: GO:0000781 - chromosome, telomeric region [Evidence IEA,IEA]; GO_component: GO:0005730 - nucleolus [Evidence IDA] [PMID 22902402]; GO_component: GO:0005634 - nucleus [Evidence IDA] [PMID 10490600]; GO_component: GO:0005634 - nucleus [Evidence IDA] [PMID 11914276]; GO_function: GO:0008234 - cysteine-type peptidase activity [Evidence IEA]; GO_function: GO:0016787 - hydrolase activity [Evidence IEA]; GO_function: GO:0008233 - peptidase activity [Evidence IEA]; GO_function: GO:0004843 - ubiquitin-specific protease activity [Evidence IDA] [PMID 10490600]; GO_process: GO:0006348 - chromatin silencing at telomere [Evidence IMP] [PMID 15721261]; GO_process: GO:0016578 - histone deubiquitination [Evidence IMP] [PMID 22829782]; GO_process: GO:0016579 - protein deubiquitination [Evidence IDA,IMP] [PMID 15721261]; GO_process: GO:0016579 - protein deubiquitination [Evidence IMP] [PMID 22829782]; GO_process: GO:0006508 - proteolysis [Evidence IEA]; GO_process: GO:0006511 - ubiquitin-dependent protein catabolic process [Evidence IEA]), whose translation is MVDISSLTARDSAMAEQILSSHLDYVPARKPETSAAKPASYVLIKPSKDDHDSESSDEDEEETTENEDDSGSSTTVSTPQSSEDENNLRHKVGKGVLTPLSSPDSDTESDDDELNVGQLKYFDAEDDQDEDEDGDFSSGSDEGGDDVDDDEDDNNSEGSSDSDESDETDGDDEDASGLENGEQSDSEVSKLALGSRVSPLALATNKTSGNNTAGAAGTANTTDSKSESSSESSSAISPMRLFYDINESTTDKGSRSNSHIVKSWRSLTMAPNGLENRSVTCYMNAAMQAIFHVPAMAHYLMDIAQSRYKNTISNSSVSSDLAGLLKRLYEPGKKRKVYPIKIIRRLPDINCMMSEWQQEDSHEYFMSLISRLQEDSVPKGKKLNSSIIHEIFGGNIDQKVTCKTCGHVSTTHQDFYDLPVSFSSREAKAYKAAKEGLETSNANGSNTSTTNNNSNIQSNTVTSASAVVATNGSAGSATTGTAPKAKFTLEGSIQDFFSPELIKPDAKNKSGYQCEKCKNLTSAIKISRINDAPEYLTVHIKRFKFQGSHSQKLKETMKYPLDLDLTKYSVSGEPIKYRLVSVIVHEGRTVSSGHYIALCRQPNNTWAEYDDECVRKVSEKAVLRQNSAYMLIYSRLTRIKQTAPTAKPLKTKTKARDVESTEKLRDKTKKLVNTGPTPSPARSPVRATPSALPLALAPTPTSASPVPGSPIASKHKSKKSSSNPTKPAGENKRQLDDEIDQIFNKKTKVF